The Streptomyces sp. NBC_01275 genome has a segment encoding these proteins:
- a CDS encoding SfnB family sulfur acquisition oxidoreductase yields MTAPVPGPATAPFTAHVIADDAEALAVAAALADEFRPGASARDAERRLPREELDRLSASGLLAVTVPAEHGGADVGAQTLAEIFRLLGTADGSLAQIPQSHFAYVQVIRRQGTEEQRKFFFAELLAGRRFGNAQSEAGTRHVQDIRTRLEPQPDGSYVLKGVKHYSTGALFADWIPVLARAADDKLHVAYVPAGAPGLTVTDDWDGLGQRTTASGTVRLDAVPVPGSRVLPHHLTFEGPQLHGAVAQLLHAAIDAGLAAGALAQAAEFVRTKSRPWFESGVETAAEDPLLIQRFGELSLQVRASEALLREASRAVDVAQTDLTDDTAAEASLAVAAAKVQAAQAAVEVASALFEVSGTRSALDSLNLDRHWRDARTHTLHDPARWKIQHLGRHALSGAKPPRHGLL; encoded by the coding sequence ATGACAGCCCCCGTGCCCGGCCCCGCGACAGCCCCCTTCACCGCTCATGTCATCGCCGACGACGCCGAGGCCCTCGCCGTCGCCGCGGCCCTGGCCGACGAGTTCCGCCCGGGCGCCTCCGCCCGGGACGCCGAACGGCGGCTGCCGCGTGAAGAGTTGGACCGGCTCTCCGCGTCCGGGCTGCTCGCCGTCACCGTGCCCGCCGAACACGGCGGCGCGGACGTCGGCGCGCAGACCCTCGCGGAGATCTTCCGGCTGCTCGGCACGGCCGACGGCAGCCTCGCCCAGATCCCGCAGAGCCACTTCGCCTACGTCCAGGTGATCCGCCGTCAGGGCACCGAGGAACAACGGAAGTTCTTCTTCGCCGAACTGCTCGCCGGCCGCCGCTTCGGCAACGCCCAGTCGGAGGCCGGCACCCGGCACGTCCAGGACATCCGCACCCGCCTGGAGCCGCAGCCGGACGGCTCGTACGTCCTGAAGGGCGTCAAGCACTACTCCACCGGCGCTCTCTTCGCCGACTGGATTCCGGTGCTGGCCCGCGCCGCGGACGACAAGCTCCATGTGGCGTACGTCCCCGCCGGCGCCCCCGGTCTCACCGTGACCGACGACTGGGACGGCCTCGGCCAGCGTACGACGGCCAGCGGCACCGTCCGCCTCGACGCCGTCCCGGTGCCGGGGAGCCGCGTCCTGCCCCACCACCTCACCTTCGAGGGACCGCAACTCCACGGAGCCGTCGCCCAGTTGCTGCACGCCGCCATCGACGCAGGCCTCGCCGCGGGCGCGCTGGCGCAGGCCGCGGAGTTCGTGCGGACGAAGAGCAGGCCGTGGTTCGAGAGCGGGGTCGAGACGGCGGCCGAGGACCCGCTGCTGATCCAGCGTTTCGGTGAACTCTCCCTCCAGGTGCGGGCGTCGGAGGCGCTGTTGCGGGAGGCGTCCCGGGCGGTGGACGTCGCGCAGACCGACCTCACCGACGACACCGCCGCCGAGGCGTCTCTCGCGGTCGCCGCCGCGAAGGTGCAGGCGGCCCAGGCCGCGGTCGAGGTGGCGAGCGCCCTGTTCGAGGTGTCCGGCACCCGCTCGGCGCTCGACTCCCTCAACCTGGACCGGCATTGGCGGGACGCCCGCACCCACACCCTGCACGACCCGGCCCGCTGGAAGATCCAGCACCTCGGCCGCCACGCGCTGAGCGGCGCCAAGCCGCCCCGCCACGGCCTGCTGTAG